In a single window of the Zea mays cultivar B73 chromosome 5, Zm-B73-REFERENCE-NAM-5.0, whole genome shotgun sequence genome:
- the LOC103628242 gene encoding uncharacterized protein: MDPDFELEFEMVGVLRAYKTTWDDGDSAAAAASTDVDLLKRAWLNEKVASDILSFDSPLALRVREQIQHLEEVLDDFVDGGVDDLVVSLYQMDLDRTLFLLRSYLLLEKIKKYTMHISRSDDLLSHLSQQERLSQNCLYISRHTEIQYLPLGTGLKSGSSWRAVTTGMTKSLAYSSRVDDVELEVPAICSLFSMVLPAR, from the exons ATGGACCCCGACTTCGAGCTCGAGTTCGAGATGGTCGGTGTCTTGCGTGCGTACAAGACCACATGGGACGATGGTGACTCTGCTGCGGCGGCGGCGTCCACGGACGTCGATCTGCTCAAGCGAGCGTGGCTCAACGAGAAGGTCGCGTCGGATATCCTCAGCTTTGACTCGCCCCTCGCGTTACGTGTCCGCGAGCAGATCCAGCACCT GGAGGAGGTGCTCGATGACTTCGTCGACGGCGGCGTTGACGACCTGGTGGTCTCGCTCTACCAGATGGACCTCGATCGCACGCTCTTCCTCCTCCGCTCCTACCTCCTCCTGGAGAAG ATCAAGAAGTACACGATGCATATCTCTAGGTCCGATGACCTCCTTAGTCATCTCTCACAGCAGGAGCGCCTG AGCCAAAATTGTCTGTATATCTCAAGGCATACAGAAATACAGTACCTGCCCCTAGGCACTGGTCTCAAAAGTGGAAGTTCTT GGAGGGCTGTAACAACTGGGATGACAAAGTCTCTGGCCTACTCATCTCGTGTTGATGATGTAGAG CTAGAGGTGCCTGCCATCTGCTCACTATTCAGCATGGTGTTACCAGCTCGCTAA